The genomic interval GCGTTCAACCAGTTCTGCAAACTCCTCATAGGGTTTAAGCCGTTGCCATTTTAACGAGGCCTTCCAGTTATCAAAAAACTTTCTGGCCCAGGCCTCTGACGTGTAGCTCCATAACTGTCCGAATGTTTCTTTGAGGACATATGCCGTATTAAGTCGTTTATTAGCGGTCAGAAGTATCTTTAATGCCTTTCTCCCTTCTACCGTAAGGTTTTCACGATGAGAAAGAAGTGTGTATTTCTGACCTTTAATGAACTTACGATCTTTGCCACTCAGTCTGGCATATTCGCTCTTTCTCACTTTGTCTAAGGCGTCGTTCAGATGCTTTATGATATGAAATTTATCGTAAAGGATGGCCGCCTGTGGTGCGCGACAACGGATGGCATTCTCAAAAGCCTTCCACATGTCCATAACCGCAAGCCGTATCTTCCTGGTTTTGTGCACACCTAACTCGTCGTAGAAGAGGTTCATGCTCTCTTCTGAACGGTCTTTACCACCAAACCAAATCACCCGCTTCCTCTCAAGGTCGCTTACTATGATACGGTAACGGTGACCTTTACGAATAGAAATTTCATCAATACCGATTACCTTTGGACCAGGATTCCCGGCACGGCGGAGTTTCTCCAGCATGTACTGCTTTTCGAGTTCCTTGACAGTCTTCCAGTCCAGGTGCAATTCTACGGCAACGTCTTTAATCGTCTGAGTATTGCATCGCTTGCCAACATAGAAGGCAAAGCGCTTGGTGTAGAAAGGATTATCCGCAAGGAACTTCAGCTTCTCTTGCTTCACCTTGTTGCAGCAAATACAGAAAACCCGGCGAATCTCAAGTTCAAGGTATACACGCCTATTGCCGCTGGAAAGATCACGCACTCGCCTATTCTTGCGGTCATAGATGGTTCGGTATACTTTACCGCAGTTACCGCAGACGGTTTTTTTCCCTGTCGGGTAAGCTTTATTACCATGGCATTGGAGTCGCCAAAAACGCCTGATACCTTGTGTTGTGGTTTAAAACTACAAAACTGATATGCATCATAAAGTGATCGTTTTTTTCTCATGCGATTTTATATCACATTTTTAGACGCTAAAACAAGCTGAAAACTCCCTCTAATTGCGGGTCGCAAGACTTTTTTCGCTCATTTTTACCCACTCAGTAGGGAGAAGACCCTAAATAGATAATGAATGGAGTTTGGATTTGGTTAATAATAAAATAAATTCATACGATGAAATAATAAATCTTCTTGGGATCAGGCTGGATGATTGTGATAAAATACTTCGTAATACAATTGAATTGAAGGAAATGTTGAACGGCGGAGATGAAGAAGACTTGTTAATTAAAAAAATGCAGGAAAGAGGGATAATAATAAAGAGGGCTTCCGCCCTTGGTGAAGAATGTCATTCGATAAAAGAACTTGTTGGGGGTATTGACGATGAGGAAGGAAAATATTTATTAAAAGAGCGAGTGGGGAAGATGAGAAAACTTTTAGACGAGATTGCTCTTCTGGATAAAGAAAACAAGTCTCTCATAGAAAGCAGAATAAATGAAATTGCTTTAAATCTTGAAAAAATACAGGAAAGCAAGCAATTGGTACGTAGTTTAGACCAGAACATTAATGATAATCCTTCATTTATTGATGTGTGTGGATAATACAATACTTTTTTATGGAGGTGAAAATTTATGGTAGGAACAAAAAAAGTTGGGCATGCATATCTTGAACAGGGAATAATGACGTTAAATCCGCTCCAATTATTAATAAAAGCGTATGACGCAGGTATTACCGCGTGTAATCGTAAGGATGAAGAAAAGGCAAGTATTGTGCTGGCAGAATTAATTGACTCTTTGAACTTCGATCAGGCAGAGATTTCAAATTCACTTTTCAGGCTATATGAATTTTGTATGCGGGAGATAAAAAACGGAAGATTTGACGCTGCGTTGAAGATTTTTAAAGAGTTAAGAGGCGCATGGTTGCAGGTACAGGACGCCGCTTGATTTATATTTTATGTGTAAATATGCATATACGTTTTTAAAGTTCTTGCGCTGGCAGTAAATCAACCCATGCCACCTGTGCAAAGGATTAAATAATTATTTTTAATTTTATCTGTATAAACAATATTTTTGGAGCAAAATTATGGATGTGGGCAAGATTCATAGTTATAGTTCTAATAATAAGTTGTTTACTGAAGTTGACAAAAAAGATATTGTCAGCAAGGAAAAGGGGAAAGATGTATCTTCTGATAAAATAACAGAAGATGCGAAGGTTTCTTACCAAGCAATTATTGATAAGAAAATTGTATCGCAAAATGTGAGCAGTAGCGCGAGTGTTAGCAATACATCTCCTCAAAGCAACAGTAACAGCGACTCTAATGATGTGGCTGTTTCAAAAAAGGAAATACCATCGGAACAACCAGCTTCTTCTGCCTTATACGATTCTCATTCCCCTCCCGTTTTCCCCGGTGTTTCTCCTATTGGTACGCGGGTTGAATTTGCTATTGAGAAAGAGTTGAATCTTGTTGTTACCACCGTGAGAGATTTAGACACCGAAAAAATCATCAGACAATTACCCCCGGAAGATACCATTTCACGAATGAAAATGCTGAAATCGTATTACAACCAAATGGCTCAGGCAAATTTGGGCAATAAAGTGGATGAAGTCGTTAAATAAAGTAGACAAACGATTGTAGTCTTTTTTTGGTACTATTTAATCGTCCCTATCATTATCCCCACAGTTTTTCCTTACCTTAATTCAAACATCTATTCTTTTTTGAACAGCGCTGGGGCTTCGCACAATATTCCTTGTTTGGCTAGCTTTATCCGTGTTGCAGGGCATACTCTTCTACGTTCATGTTTCTATTCATTAGCAAGGGCTGATTTTTCATTACTGCAGAGGGTAAGTCCGCTTTTTGCCTCTGTTAGTTGCGGGTTAATGGTTAGCGCTTGTTCGAACATGTCTTTTGCTCCCCTTTTGTCTCCACGTATAAGACGGGAATTCCCGATCAGGATATAGGGGTTTGTGGCAGACGCGTCGTATGCCAGTGAACGTAAAAAATCATTTTCTGCACCAACAAAGTCGTGAAGTGAATAACGGCAACTGCCTAACTCAAGATATATCTGCGCCATGTTTAATTCTACGTTGGGGGCAATACCTGTTTCGCCTTCAGATATTTTTATTGCAGTTTCTAAATGTTCAATTGCCTTCTGAAATTGTTTTTTTGTCACAGCGATTGTTGCAAGCATATACGCAGACAAAGGATTGTTAGTGTCTAAAAGCAAGGCTTGTTGCGCGTGGTAGACGGCTTTCGTAGTATTATCATTCTCTAAATATATCTTTGATAGGTTTATGTGCGATTGTCCTGTAAGTTCGTTTTTAATGTCAGTCGGTTTTTCAAGCATGCGCAGGTATACCTGAATCGCTGAATCATTGTTTCCCAGTTCCTGGTAAGTCATGCCCAGATTGAAGAGTGTGAATGAATCGTCCGGATTTTTTTCAAACTCTTTTAGTAAATAATTAAGATTCCGTTCCGCCCTTTGCCTCTTTTTCTCTTTGTTGAAAGCGTAAGCCCAGTGGTGAATTATTATGTCAGCTCTGAGTATTTTACCGCCTAATCTTTTAATTGAAGGCAATATTTGTTCGTGAATGGTCCCTTCAAAGCGGATTTCTGGATGTCTCCGGAAAACCCTGCAGTATTCGCTGTAGAAAGAGGTTGCTATGTTGTCACATTGTTGAGGAATACATTGCCTTACCGTAAGCGCCATAATATCCTTGCTGTTAATTAGTGACCGAATTTTTAGCGCGTTAGCTTCATCAATAATTTCATCTGCGTCAATGTAAAGTATCCAGTCGCCATTTGCATATCGCAATGATTCGTTGCGGGCTGCGGAAAAATCGTTTCTCCATTGAAAATGATGCACTTTTGCCTTATAGCGCAGGGCAATTTCTACAGTATTATCAGTAGAACCTGTGTCTACAATGATTATTTCATCTGCAAAAG from Candidatus Kuenenia stuttgartiensis carries:
- the fliS gene encoding flagellar export chaperone FliS, which encodes MVGTKKVGHAYLEQGIMTLNPLQLLIKAYDAGITACNRKDEEKASIVLAELIDSLNFDQAEISNSLFRLYEFCMREIKNGRFDAALKIFKELRGAWLQVQDAA
- a CDS encoding ISL3 family transposase, which translates into the protein MYDRKNRRVRDLSSGNRRVYLELEIRRVFCICCNKVKQEKLKFLADNPFYTKRFAFYVGKRCNTQTIKDVAVELHLDWKTVKELEKQYMLEKLRRAGNPGPKVIGIDEISIRKGHRYRIIVSDLERKRVIWFGGKDRSEESMNLFYDELGVHKTRKIRLAVMDMWKAFENAIRCRAPQAAILYDKFHIIKHLNDALDKVRKSEYARLSGKDRKFIKGQKYTLLSHRENLTVEGRKALKILLTANKRLNTAYVLKETFGQLWSYTSEAWARKFFDNWKASLKWQRLKPYEEFAELVERHWDGIAAFCKPENKVPLGFVEGLNNKIRVIQRRAYGLRDEEYLRLKILACMLPDI
- a CDS encoding tetratricopeptide repeat-containing glycosyltransferase family 2 protein, translated to MDQSERLIHPGVRQRRYVHIMVKLSACLIVKNESGILPRCLESIQSFADEIIIVDTGSTDNTVEIALRYKAKVHHFQWRNDFSAARNESLRYANGDWILYIDADEIIDEANALKIRSLINSKDIMALTVRQCIPQQCDNIATSFYSEYCRVFRRHPEIRFEGTIHEQILPSIKRLGGKILRADIIIHHWAYAFNKEKKRQRAERNLNYLLKEFEKNPDDSFTLFNLGMTYQELGNNDSAIQVYLRMLEKPTDIKNELTGQSHINLSKIYLENDNTTKAVYHAQQALLLDTNNPLSAYMLATIAVTKKQFQKAIEHLETAIKISEGETGIAPNVELNMAQIYLELGSCRYSLHDFVGAENDFLRSLAYDASATNPYILIGNSRLIRGDKRGAKDMFEQALTINPQLTEAKSGLTLCSNEKSALANE
- a CDS encoding flagellar protein FlaG, producing the protein MDVGKIHSYSSNNKLFTEVDKKDIVSKEKGKDVSSDKITEDAKVSYQAIIDKKIVSQNVSSSASVSNTSPQSNSNSDSNDVAVSKKEIPSEQPASSALYDSHSPPVFPGVSPIGTRVEFAIEKELNLVVTTVRDLDTEKIIRQLPPEDTISRMKMLKSYYNQMAQANLGNKVDEVVK